AAAAAAAGAAATGGTAGAGTATGGGTTGGATGAAAAAAGTATCGCTCAAGCTCCTTTGATGCAAGAAGCTTTGGACATGCTCCGTCGTTGGGAAAATCACGATGCTGATGTGTTAGAGATTTGGAATAAGCTTCGTAATTATGCTTTGGAAGGTTTTAATCAAACTTATCGACGTACGAATATACATTTTGATCTGATTCAATTCGAATCGGAATGGTACGAAATGGGAAGACAGATTATCTTGAGTGCTCTTGAAAAGAAGTCTCAGGGTTTTTACAAGGACGAGACTGGAGCCATTATGGTTGATCTTAGCTCTGAAGGGCTTGATCAAAAAGTTCTTTTACGAAGCGATGGCACATCGGTCTACATTACTCAAGATGTAGGGGTGGCAGTGAGTCGTTTTGAACAGTATCAACCCGATCAAATGTTGTACGTGGTTGGCAATGAACAAGAGTATCACTTCAAAGTCCTCAAAGCTGTCTTAAAAAAAATGGGATTTGATTGGGCTGATCGTTTATGTCATTACAGTTATGGCATGGTCGAATTACCCGAAGGTAAAATGAAGTCGAGAGAAGGTAAGGTCGTTGATGCTGACGATTTGCTTGATCAATTGCATCAAATTGCTGCTGAAATTTCAGAAAATGTTGGCAGAGCTCATGAATTGGATCCCTCACAAAAAGAGTTTCTTTACGAACAAGTAGGGCAGGCAGCGTTGAGATATTTTATATTGAAAGTCGACCCAGCTAAAAACATTATATTTGATCCCAAAGAAAATATCGATTTTAATGGAAATACAGGACCTTTTCTGCAGTATACCCATGCACGAATTCGTTCCTTATTGTCACGTGCACAAGAAGAACCCTCGTTGAATCTTATTGAGAATTTGGAAACTATGCATGAGATTGAAAGGAAGCTTTCGCTTGCTTTACTGAAAAAAGATGATGTTATTTTAGAAGCTGCTCAAAGTTTAAATCCATCTTTACTTGCTAATTATTTGTATGAGCTTGCTTCGGCCTTTAATTCGTTTTATCAGGAAGTGCCAGTTATTCGGGAGGGACAGACCGCCAAAAGGTATTTTCGCTTATTTCTTGCTTCTCAAACAGGAGAAACATTAAACCATATTGGTTCCTTGTTGGGAATTTACATGCCCGAAAAAATGTAACATCCTATGATAGATTTATCGGAAAGTCAAACCCAGTTTTTTATTTATGAAGTTATTGGATATTTAGCTTCGTTGTTTGTGGCCATATCACTTTTTATGACCTCAATCCTGAAACTGAGGTGGTATCTGCTTCTTGGTAATGTTCTTTTCGTAGTATATGGCTTTTTGATCGATTCATATCCAGTGGTTTTGTTAAATCTTTTCAATGGAGGTGTAAATACGTATTTTATTTTTCAAGCTTACCGCCTGGGAGGAAGATATGCCATATTGCCTGCACAACCTAATTCCCCTATGCTGCAACGTTTTATTGAAGTTTATATCAACGATATAAAGAAATTTTTTCCTTACTTTGAAGCACTGGAAAATGAGCATATTATCTTTTTGATTGCTAAGGGAACAGCTGTGATTGGTCTTACAGCTTTTCAAAAGTTGGAGGGTGGTAAAGCTGAAGTGGTTATTGATTACGTAGCTCCTACTCATCGTAATATGAAACCTGGCAAGCTTATTTTTCATGACGAGGATATTTTTAATATGCTGGATGTACATACTATATTAGCGCGTTATTACCATCCTTCCCATGCCCGATACCTCAAAAAATTGGGTTTTTCTTTGGTGGACAAGGACCAACAATTATTTGTTTTAAAAAAGGAATGATATGAATTTTATTGACGAACTTAATTGGCGTGGATTGATTCACGATAAAACTCCAGGAGTAGAAGAATATGTTAATAGTTCTAGAGCCACAGCTTACGTAGGTATTGATCCAACAGCAGACTCTCTTCACATTGGTCATCTCGTATCTATTATTATGCTTAAGCATTTTCAAAACTACGGTCATAGGCCAATTCTAATTGTTGGTGGAGCAACAGGAATGATTGGTGATCCATCTGGTAAAAGCAAAGAAAGAGTTTTGCTCGACGAAAAAACACTTCGTCACAATCAAGAATGCTTACAAATACAACTTTCTAAGCTTTTGGATTTTTCTTCGTCTATACCAAACTCTGCCATTTTACTTAACAATTACGATTGGATGAAGGACTATACATTTCTTCATTTCATACGTGATATAGGTAAGCATCTTACGGTTAACTATATGATGGCGAAAGATAGTGTAAGAAAGCGTCTTGATAGCGAGGAAGGCATTTCATTTACTGAATTTACCTATCAACTCGTACAGGGATATGATTTTCTTTACCTCTTTGAGAAATACAATTGTAAGCTACAGATGGGGGGTAGCGATCAGTGGGGAAATATTACAACCGGTATAGAATTAATCAGAAGAAAGCTAGGAGGGGAAGCATATGGAATAACTTGCCCTCTACTGGTCAAACCAGATGGCACAAAATTTGGCAAAACCGAACAGGGAAACATATGGTTGGATCCTCAAAAGACATCTCCTTATCAATTTTATCAGTTTTGGATAAACCTTTCTGATGATGAAGCAAAAAAATATCTTTATATTTTTTCATTTAAAGAAAAAAAATACCTGGATGACTTGATTACTGAACATAGTAATACTCCACATTTGCGTATCTTGCAAAAACATCTTGCTAAAGAAATGACTACGTTTATTCATGGTGAGGCTGCTTACAATCAGGTTGTGGAAGCTTCTGAAATTTTATTTGGTAAAGGTACTTTTGAAGCTCTTCAAAAAATGGATGAGCAAATGTTTCTTTCTGTTTTTGAAGGAGTGCCAAAGCAAGAAATTTCCAAAGAGAGGCTTTCACAAGGTTTGACCATGGTAGATTTCATTGTAGATGTCGCGAAAGCTGTCTCCTCACGTTCCGAAGCAAGAAGACTTTTAAAAGAGCATGGCTTTTCCCTCAACAAACAGAAAGTCTACGAAGAAAGTGTTGTTTCTATGAAAGATGCCATAAAAGGACGTTATCTAATCCTGCAGAGAGGAAAAAAGAATTATTATCTGATTGTCATAAAGTAAGATTCCAAAGGTTTTTTACTTAATACAATTTTCAGTGTTAACTAATTGTTAACCGTTGTTTCCTTGTTATCCTTTAAGTTATTGTTAAATTTGTACTAAATATTGTTCACATGTTAAAGGTATTTTTTTCTTTGTGCTTATGCATGTTTTATATGATGATTCAGTCGGCCATTTTATGGCAACAGGATTTCACAAACATTCCGTCAAATTTTTATACCACTTCAGGTTGGACAAGAAATAGTGGATTAACATATGCCTGTACCGGTGGAAATTATGCTTATTACACTTCATCGACCAACGCTTATTTTGTGACTAATACTTTCAATGTGCCACAAGGAAGAGGTGTGAGGTTGACATTTAATGCTAAACGTGCTAATGCTTCAGCTGGAAGCATTGATATTTACTATTTAATTACTGGAGCTTGTAGTTTCAGTACCATGACACCTCAAAACAATGGTTGGGTTAGATGGGGAACCATCACTCCTGGAACAAGTGGATGTTCAAATTTTATCCTTAATCTTGAGAGTTTCATTTCAGGAGGCCAGAACATGGCAGTGGTTTTTTATTGTCCGAATGCTAGTGGAACAAATTTTATAACCGTGGATGACATTGTCATTGACGACAATGGCCCCACGAGCAGTCCTGTTCCTAATATATCAGGAGCAACCACTTACACTGAAAACTTTACTACAAACAGATGGTATGGTCCTGTCAATTGGACTGATTATGCAACCACTGGTGTTCAAGTACCGTATCGTTCTTATAGATCAGCTTCTGATGCATATACTTACCTTTTTAACAATGGTTCTGGTGGTACAGGTAATCACAGTGGAGTTTGGGCAGATTACTATGCTGCTTTTTATACAGGATTTGAGTTTTGTAATGCTTCATCAAGGTCTCAGATCATTACAAGGGAATTAAATACTTCAGCTTGTCCTGCCCCAGAATTGAAGTTTGCGTATATAGCTAAGTATCCTTGTTCTGGAAATTATGATTATACTTTTGATGAAGATTACAGATTGTGGGCACCAGCAGTTCATGTTTCTAGCGGCCAGGGATATACATGGGTTGAATTACCTGTCAATTATTATTTTCCTGATGGGCTTTGGCATTTTGCTGCATATGCCCTTCCTTCGAGTGCTAACATAAAGTTAAGATTTTCAAGAGGAACGACCACTTGTACCAGTCCTATGGTAGGCGTAGATCACATTAAGGTTATGTGTCGAGATTGCAATATTAGTTCTCGAAGCGGTGGAACTATTACTGGAGAGACCAATCCAGCACCTAATACAAATTATACTTATACCATTACTCCTACTTTAGGAGCAACGTATTACAAATGGATGATCCGGGCTATCGATCGTGATCCACCTGTGGTTATTGAAGCTTCCTGCCCCAACGGTACAGATCCCTGTATTGTTTCTGGACAGGGGACGACGACGGTAACTATTAATTTTGGTAACATGAATGGAGAACATTTCCGTGTTATGTGTATTCCGTATGATGCTGACCCGGGAACTCTTGCCAATCCGTCGGATGCATGCTACGCAAAAATCAGTTTTCTATTGGTGAATCCTTTGCCAGTAGAATGGTCCTTTTTCAAAGTAAATGTGGTAGACCATGATGTGGTGCTTGAATGGGAAACGCAAAGCGAATTAAATAGTGATTTTTTCATTCCAGAGAAAAGCCTCGATGGCATAAATTTTTCTCCCATCGGAAAAGTTCCCGCAGCAGGATTTAGTAATCAAATTAAGGAATATTCTTTTACTGACCCAAACCTTTCGCCAGGAATGAGTTTTTATCGAATTAAGCAAGTTGACAAGGATGGGAAGTACTCTTATTCCACCACTCTTTCAGTCATTAATGAAAATCCATCTACGACCCTATTTATTTCATCACCATTTACAGATCAACTAACCATCGAAACACAATATCCTATTTTGTATCCATCGACCTTATCTATTTACGATATACACGGGAAAATTGTTTATGAACAAAAGAACCTCATTATCAATGAAGAATCATCCTTACAAATTTCTTCCAACGGCTGGAAAAAAGGAATCTACTTTGTCGTAATTCAAGGTCCATCATTGTATTTTACGTCTACCGTAGTTAAATTATAAATCGATCATTCTTTGCGTAAAAAAAATATCATCAAACACATTAAAGAGTTATCATAATTA
The Bacteroidales bacterium genome window above contains:
- the argS gene encoding arginine--tRNA ligase, yielding MFSTIRHSVVRAIKVLKGLELSIDQIQLEETPEHFTGDITILFFPLAKMLKVNPEQLAHEVAEYLQNNDSFIENHHIIKGFLNIRLKDRFLLRELIRMNNTFSVVAKPKKILIEYSSPNTNKPLHLGHLRNHFLGDSIARILQSVGHDVVRINLINDRGIHICKAMLAYQKWGNGETPETVGMKPDHWIGKYYVLFEQQLKKEMVEYGLDEKSIAQAPLMQEALDMLRRWENHDADVLEIWNKLRNYALEGFNQTYRRTNIHFDLIQFESEWYEMGRQIILSALEKKSQGFYKDETGAIMVDLSSEGLDQKVLLRSDGTSVYITQDVGVAVSRFEQYQPDQMLYVVGNEQEYHFKVLKAVLKKMGFDWADRLCHYSYGMVELPEGKMKSREGKVVDADDLLDQLHQIAAEISENVGRAHELDPSQKEFLYEQVGQAALRYFILKVDPAKNIIFDPKENIDFNGNTGPFLQYTHARIRSLLSRAQEEPSLNLIENLETMHEIERKLSLALLKKDDVILEAAQSLNPSLLANYLYELASAFNSFYQEVPVIREGQTAKRYFRLFLASQTGETLNHIGSLLGIYMPEKM
- the tyrS gene encoding tyrosine--tRNA ligase, yielding MNFIDELNWRGLIHDKTPGVEEYVNSSRATAYVGIDPTADSLHIGHLVSIIMLKHFQNYGHRPILIVGGATGMIGDPSGKSKERVLLDEKTLRHNQECLQIQLSKLLDFSSSIPNSAILLNNYDWMKDYTFLHFIRDIGKHLTVNYMMAKDSVRKRLDSEEGISFTEFTYQLVQGYDFLYLFEKYNCKLQMGGSDQWGNITTGIELIRRKLGGEAYGITCPLLVKPDGTKFGKTEQGNIWLDPQKTSPYQFYQFWINLSDDEAKKYLYIFSFKEKKYLDDLITEHSNTPHLRILQKHLAKEMTTFIHGEAAYNQVVEASEILFGKGTFEALQKMDEQMFLSVFEGVPKQEISKERLSQGLTMVDFIVDVAKAVSSRSEARRLLKEHGFSLNKQKVYEESVVSMKDAIKGRYLILQRGKKNYYLIVIK
- a CDS encoding T9SS type A sorting domain-containing protein, with the protein product MLKVFFSLCLCMFYMMIQSAILWQQDFTNIPSNFYTTSGWTRNSGLTYACTGGNYAYYTSSTNAYFVTNTFNVPQGRGVRLTFNAKRANASAGSIDIYYLITGACSFSTMTPQNNGWVRWGTITPGTSGCSNFILNLESFISGGQNMAVVFYCPNASGTNFITVDDIVIDDNGPTSSPVPNISGATTYTENFTTNRWYGPVNWTDYATTGVQVPYRSYRSASDAYTYLFNNGSGGTGNHSGVWADYYAAFYTGFEFCNASSRSQIITRELNTSACPAPELKFAYIAKYPCSGNYDYTFDEDYRLWAPAVHVSSGQGYTWVELPVNYYFPDGLWHFAAYALPSSANIKLRFSRGTTTCTSPMVGVDHIKVMCRDCNISSRSGGTITGETNPAPNTNYTYTITPTLGATYYKWMIRAIDRDPPVVIEASCPNGTDPCIVSGQGTTTVTINFGNMNGEHFRVMCIPYDADPGTLANPSDACYAKISFLLVNPLPVEWSFFKVNVVDHDVVLEWETQSELNSDFFIPEKSLDGINFSPIGKVPAAGFSNQIKEYSFTDPNLSPGMSFYRIKQVDKDGKYSYSTTLSVINENPSTTLFISSPFTDQLTIETQYPILYPSTLSIYDIHGKIVYEQKNLIINEESSLQISSNGWKKGIYFVVIQGPSLYFTSTVVKL